DNA sequence from the Cupriavidus sp. WKF15 genome:
AGGTCCTTGTAATCCAGTCCGACGCGCGCCTCGTTGCCCAGCTGGCAGGCCGAATCCAGGATGAACGAATCGCCCGGCTTGAGCGTGACCTTGCCGCTCTCGAACTTGCCCACGCGGATCTTGGGGCCCTGCAGGTCGGCCATGATGGCCACCTCGCGCCCGCAGGCCCGGGCCGCCTCGCGCACGAGCGCCGCGCGGTCGATATGGTCCTGCGCGGTGCCGTGCGAGAAGTTCAGCCGCACCACATCCACCCCGGCCGCGATCATGCGCGTAAGCACTTCCAGCGAACTGGAGGCGGGGCCGATGGTGGCGACGATCTTGGTCGAGCGGGTCATGGCGGGAGATCCTTGTGCGGACGTGGACGAGTCTGGCCTCAGCCGGCCGCGCGCTGCTCCAGCACTTCAAACGCGGGCAGCTTCTTGCCTTCCAGGAACTCCAGGAACGCGCCGCCGCCGGTCGAGATGTAGCCGACACGGTCGGCGATGCCGTACTTGGCGATGGCGGCCAGCGTGTCGCCGCCACCGGCGATCGAGAAGGCCTTCGAGTCGGCGATGGCCTCGGCCAGCACCTTGGTGCCGTTGCCGAACTGGTCGAATTCGAATACGCCCACCGGGCCGTTCCACACGATGGTGCCCGCGGCCTTGAGCTGTTCGGCCAGCTGCGCGGCCGTCTTCGGACCGATGTCGAGAATCATGTCGTCATCGGCCACGTCCTTGACCTCCTTGACCGTAGCGGCGGCCGTGGCGCTGAATTCCTTGGCGCAGACCACGTCCACGGGGATGGGCACCGAGGCGCCGCGCGCGGCCATGATGTCGATGATGGCCTTGGCGTCCGCGACCAGGTCGGCCTCGGCCAGCGACTTGCCGATCTTCAGGCCGGCGGCCAGCATGAAGGTGTTGGCGATGCCGCCTCCGACGATCAGGTTGTCCACCTTGTCGGCCAGCGACTTCAGGATGGTCAGCTTGGTCGAGACCTTGGAGCCGGCCACGATGGCCACCAGCGGACGCGCCGGCTGGCCCAGCGCCTTGCCCAGCGCGTCGATCTCGGCAGCCAGCAGCGGGCCGGCGCAGGCGATCGGGGCGTACTTGGCGATGCCGTGCGTGGTGGCTTCGGCGCGGTGG
Encoded proteins:
- a CDS encoding phosphoglycerate kinase is translated as MTTVLRLSDLISQGKLSGKRVFIRADMNVPQDDAGNITEDTRIRASVPAIEASLAAGAAVMVTSHLGRPTEGEFKPADSLAPIAKRLSELLGKPVQLVQNWVDGVEVAPGQVVLLENCRVNKGEKKNSDELAQKMAKLCDVYVNDAFGTAHRAEATTHGIAKYAPIACAGPLLAAEIDALGKALGQPARPLVAIVAGSKVSTKLTILKSLADKVDNLIVGGGIANTFMLAAGLKIGKSLAEADLVADAKAIIDIMAARGASVPIPVDVVCAKEFSATAAATVKEVKDVADDDMILDIGPKTAAQLAEQLKAAGTIVWNGPVGVFEFDQFGNGTKVLAEAIADSKAFSIAGGGDTLAAIAKYGIADRVGYISTGGGAFLEFLEGKKLPAFEVLEQRAAG